The following coding sequences lie in one Flagellimonas eckloniae genomic window:
- a CDS encoding RagB/SusD family nutrient uptake outer membrane protein: protein MKNIFKTFVLCSLICLSSCDDDFLERTPLDTITEASFYKTPQDLRTAANAFYADLPGWQSTSVGFNVLPDMSEDMGTAENPSNRLSGISLDVPTSASNTVWSFDEVRETNFFLDRSLQAEGDEVLINQYRGEGFFFRAYHYVNLLERYGAAPIFDQYFTDQDEEFVFAPRNPRNEVADFIIADLDMAISMLQSFPEIDGNPRISKEAAQLLKARVALYEGTWEKYHNGTDFGVVGSDGTSYLQIAAETAEDIMDSGVFSLHSDYGSLFNQIGLSGNSEVMLWRDYDDLNLGINNVLQLSWPNRCGYTRFAVRSYLCTDGDPISVSPLYQGDQDLSTIEDNRDPRLAATIMVPGDVLVKDTDDSEILWANPDFTTANAGLTGYESQKYRDVNIDADRSNFTRETSRIIMRYAEVLLIFAEAKAELGSITQGDLDKSINLLRARVSMPSMTLGAITADPDWPNYGYTLSDVLYEIRRERSVELMAEGFRANDIYRWRAHALIDGDQPRGAFYDDGIVNVELAPTSVTLDADGYILPFAATGNFNFDETRVYLLPIPLDELILNPNLDQNPGW from the coding sequence ATGAAAAATATATTTAAGACATTCGTTTTGTGTTCACTGATTTGTCTTTCGTCTTGCGATGACGACTTCTTGGAAAGAACACCTTTAGATACTATAACGGAAGCTTCCTTCTATAAAACGCCTCAAGATTTAAGAACCGCCGCTAATGCCTTTTATGCCGATCTTCCTGGATGGCAGTCCACAAGTGTTGGCTTCAATGTGCTGCCAGATATGAGTGAGGACATGGGTACTGCTGAAAATCCCAGTAATAGACTCAGTGGTATAAGTTTAGATGTCCCTACGTCAGCTAGCAATACAGTATGGAGTTTTGATGAGGTTCGAGAGACCAACTTTTTTTTAGACCGTTCATTACAAGCTGAAGGGGATGAAGTACTGATTAATCAATACAGGGGTGAAGGTTTTTTCTTTAGAGCTTATCACTATGTTAATTTATTGGAACGCTATGGTGCAGCACCAATTTTTGACCAATATTTTACGGATCAAGATGAAGAATTTGTTTTTGCACCAAGAAACCCTCGAAATGAAGTGGCGGATTTTATCATTGCTGATTTGGACATGGCCATATCTATGCTACAATCTTTTCCAGAAATTGATGGGAATCCCCGCATAAGTAAGGAAGCTGCGCAACTGCTAAAAGCCAGGGTAGCCCTTTATGAAGGTACTTGGGAAAAGTATCATAATGGAACTGATTTCGGCGTTGTCGGCTCCGATGGCACCTCTTATTTACAAATTGCCGCTGAAACTGCAGAAGATATAATGGATAGTGGTGTGTTTTCATTGCATAGTGACTATGGTTCGCTTTTTAATCAAATTGGATTGAGTGGCAACAGTGAGGTAATGCTTTGGAGAGACTATGATGATCTAAACTTGGGCATTAATAATGTTCTTCAACTGTCTTGGCCAAACAGATGTGGCTATACAAGATTTGCCGTCCGTAGTTATTTATGTACCGATGGTGATCCTATTTCGGTAAGTCCTCTTTATCAAGGAGATCAGGACCTATCAACTATAGAGGACAATAGGGACCCAAGACTTGCGGCCACTATTATGGTGCCTGGTGATGTTTTGGTGAAAGATACCGATGATAGTGAAATTCTTTGGGCTAATCCAGATTTTACTACTGCCAACGCAGGTCTTACTGGATATGAGTCCCAAAAATACAGGGATGTGAATATTGATGCTGATCGTAGCAACTTTACTAGAGAGACCTCTAGAATAATAATGCGTTATGCTGAGGTCCTATTAATTTTTGCAGAAGCCAAGGCAGAATTAGGATCAATCACCCAGGGAGATTTGGATAAATCCATAAATCTATTACGAGCCCGTGTAAGTATGCCAAGCATGACTTTGGGAGCAATTACTGCGGATCCAGATTGGCCTAACTATGGCTATACTTTATCGGATGTTCTCTATGAGATAAGAAGAGAACGTTCTGTTGAACTTATGGCAGAAGGGTTTAGGGCCAATGACATATATAGATGGAGAGCGCATGCGCTTATTGATGGTGATCAACCTAGAGGAGCTTTTTATGACGATGGCATTGTGAATGTTGAATTGGCTCCAACAAGTGTAACGCTGGATGCGGATGGTTATATTTTACCTTTCGCAGCAACAGGAAATTTCAATTTTGACGAGACTAGAGTTTATTTATTGCCTATACCATTAGATGAATTAATCCTTAATCCAAACCTGGATCAAAACCCAGGTTGGTAA
- a CDS encoding SusC/RagA family TonB-linked outer membrane protein, protein MRTKPNSALPYLRRRVLIFTKVFVFLSFTTVFGFMPNDVEDGKMLNKAKTVQQQVTGVVTDADGNPLPGASIVEKGTVNGTQTDFDGNYTISVPDGATLVFTYIGFATKEIAISNQTNLNVTLEEDTSILDEVVVVGYGTQKKVNLTAAVSQVGAEVFQNRPTANAFRSLQGTVPGLQITNSSSGGEPGAPSNINIRGFITTDLTENSGISNAGPLVLIDGIEQSLNDIDPEDIESVSVLKDAAAASIYGSRAAGGAVLVITKSGKNSNGKMRVNYSTSVSFTKPTRWPKNASPINFAYAVNDARINNNQNPYHDETDLANILANMENPGSAPSITANAANTNWSYSSIGIDATGATNWEEVILKKWAQRTKHNLSLSGGTEELNYYLSVGAYDEDGLLKVGDESFQRYNVDAKISAKPKDWLTLELLTKLRKSNSDFPIASAGDTNARNKSRALDLISKLKPGIPLVDPIYGSGQLQHNYFMFWDTQRSTTENDQLVLLPRIIIEPIKNLKFNANLNYRRDNNTLESSILSNQVIRPQGLIDAPVQASTFYGVTFQNQEYFSPNLFATYNASLGNHNIDVLAGYQSEVNKFHALNGQTDFLVTNNIVSLNASLDDLQEVNETITHWATQSVFSRFRYNYKEKYLLEFSYRRDGSSRFEPDNRWSGFPSYSAGYNVAREDFWPIDAIQTFKLRGSYGTLGNQNVPLNQYLSTIDINSPGGSFLFNGQQEVSSDTPDLVTQNLTWETVKTTDIGFDLQAFNKLDVAFSWYRTDIEGIAAQGLDLPSQLGTSAALTNIGTSRVEGWEVEASWRQQFGDFGFSIRGVLSDYQRTMVEYPNETGSLAQSFYEGQDLGEIWGLQWDGWFQTDDEYDTYPIDQSFVNGDFEAGDTKYKDLNDDGVIDRGEFVVGDTGDWDIIGNSTPRYQYSATLAMNYKNFDFNMLVQGVGKRDVLLSNHQRFRGPGQGPFHINVWEEHLDYFRAADTESPLGPNTDAYFPAPYTANPGRNNRNYRYAVDRYIQNGAYARLKSLQIGYTIPRETTEKFGINTIRLFATGENLITIDDLLFFDPEIVTAGTFGSAQSYPLSKIVSLGLNVSF, encoded by the coding sequence ATGAGAACCAAACCAAACAGCGCTCTTCCTTATCTTAGAAGAAGAGTATTGATTTTTACGAAAGTCTTTGTTTTTCTCAGTTTTACAACGGTATTTGGGTTTATGCCCAATGATGTTGAAGATGGGAAAATGTTGAACAAAGCTAAAACAGTGCAACAGCAAGTTACAGGTGTTGTAACAGATGCGGATGGCAATCCACTTCCGGGAGCCAGTATTGTTGAAAAAGGTACTGTTAATGGTACCCAAACAGATTTTGATGGTAACTATACCATTTCCGTACCGGACGGAGCTACTCTGGTATTTACCTATATAGGTTTTGCTACCAAGGAAATAGCAATAAGCAATCAAACAAATCTAAATGTAACGCTTGAAGAAGATACATCCATACTTGATGAAGTTGTGGTTGTAGGATATGGTACACAGAAGAAGGTGAATTTAACTGCAGCCGTATCTCAAGTGGGAGCTGAGGTTTTTCAAAACAGACCTACAGCTAACGCTTTTAGATCGTTACAAGGAACTGTGCCTGGTCTGCAGATTACCAACTCTTCGTCTGGTGGTGAACCTGGTGCACCATCAAACATTAATATTCGTGGTTTTATAACTACGGATCTTACTGAAAACAGTGGTATAAGTAATGCCGGTCCATTAGTACTTATTGATGGTATTGAACAAAGCTTAAATGATATTGATCCAGAGGATATAGAATCTGTTTCTGTACTTAAAGATGCTGCAGCCGCTTCTATATATGGTTCCCGTGCTGCAGGTGGAGCCGTATTGGTTATAACCAAAAGTGGTAAGAACAGTAATGGAAAAATGAGAGTAAATTACAGTACAAGTGTTTCATTTACCAAACCTACAAGATGGCCAAAAAATGCAAGTCCAATCAACTTTGCCTATGCAGTAAATGATGCTCGAATAAACAATAATCAAAATCCATATCATGATGAAACGGATTTGGCGAATATTCTGGCAAATATGGAAAACCCTGGAAGTGCTCCTAGTATTACAGCAAATGCGGCAAATACGAACTGGAGTTATTCTTCTATTGGGATTGATGCAACAGGTGCCACAAACTGGGAGGAAGTTATTCTAAAGAAGTGGGCACAACGTACCAAGCATAATCTAAGTCTTAGTGGAGGAACCGAAGAATTGAATTATTACTTATCGGTTGGTGCTTATGATGAAGATGGGCTCTTAAAGGTTGGTGATGAATCTTTCCAGAGATATAATGTGGATGCCAAAATTTCAGCCAAGCCTAAAGATTGGTTGACCTTAGAACTTTTGACTAAATTAAGAAAAAGCAATTCTGATTTTCCTATAGCATCGGCTGGAGATACGAATGCAAGAAATAAATCTAGGGCATTGGATTTAATTTCAAAATTAAAGCCAGGTATTCCTTTAGTAGACCCAATATACGGTTCGGGTCAATTGCAACATAATTATTTCATGTTTTGGGATACGCAGCGTTCTACAACGGAGAACGATCAACTTGTTTTATTGCCTCGAATTATTATTGAACCTATTAAAAATTTAAAGTTTAATGCCAACTTAAATTACAGAAGAGACAATAATACCCTGGAGTCAAGCATTCTATCAAATCAAGTGATAAGGCCTCAAGGCTTAATTGATGCGCCCGTTCAAGCCAGTACTTTTTATGGTGTAACGTTTCAAAACCAAGAATATTTTTCCCCAAACCTTTTTGCCACATACAATGCGTCACTTGGAAATCATAATATAGACGTACTTGCTGGTTATCAAAGTGAGGTAAATAAATTCCATGCCTTAAACGGACAAACGGATTTTTTAGTTACGAATAACATAGTCTCTTTAAATGCTTCATTAGATGATCTTCAAGAAGTAAATGAAACTATAACACATTGGGCAACCCAAAGTGTTTTTAGTAGGTTCAGATATAATTACAAAGAAAAGTATTTATTGGAATTTAGTTATCGAAGGGATGGCTCATCAAGATTTGAACCAGATAACAGATGGTCTGGCTTCCCTAGTTATTCTGCTGGATACAATGTTGCAAGAGAGGATTTTTGGCCTATTGATGCCATACAAACCTTTAAGTTGAGGGGGTCCTATGGTACTTTGGGGAATCAAAATGTTCCTCTTAACCAATATTTATCTACCATAGATATAAATTCACCAGGAGGGTCTTTCTTATTTAATGGGCAGCAAGAAGTATCCTCTGATACGCCAGATTTAGTTACCCAAAATTTAACATGGGAGACAGTCAAAACCACTGACATTGGCTTTGACCTTCAAGCGTTCAATAAACTCGATGTAGCCTTTTCTTGGTATAGAACGGATATTGAGGGTATAGCGGCGCAAGGGTTGGATTTACCTTCTCAGCTAGGTACCTCTGCTGCTTTGACAAATATAGGAACATCGCGAGTTGAAGGATGGGAAGTGGAAGCTTCGTGGAGACAGCAATTCGGGGATTTTGGTTTTAGCATAAGAGGAGTATTATCAGATTACCAAAGAACAATGGTAGAATATCCTAACGAAACAGGCTCTTTGGCACAATCATTTTATGAAGGTCAAGATCTTGGAGAAATTTGGGGATTACAGTGGGATGGTTGGTTCCAAACAGATGATGAGTATGATACCTATCCCATAGATCAATCTTTTGTAAATGGAGATTTTGAAGCAGGAGATACCAAATACAAAGACCTTAATGATGATGGTGTAATTGACAGAGGGGAATTTGTTGTGGGTGACACTGGAGATTGGGATATTATTGGAAATTCCACGCCGCGATATCAATATTCTGCAACCTTGGCTATGAATTACAAAAACTTTGATTTTAATATGTTGGTTCAAGGTGTGGGAAAACGCGATGTATTGTTGTCAAATCACCAAAGATTTAGAGGTCCTGGACAGGGTCCATTCCATATTAACGTGTGGGAAGAACATTTGGATTATTTTAGAGCTGCTGACACAGAAAGCCCTTTAGGACCAAATACCGATGCCTATTTTCCAGCTCCATATACGGCAAATCCGGGCAGAAATAACAGAAATTATCGGTATGCTGTAGATAGGTATATACAAAATGGAGCTTATGCACGATTAAAGAGTTTGCAAATAGGATATACTATCCCTAGGGAAACTACTGAAAAGTTTGGTATTAACACGATTAGGTTATTTGCAACGGGTGAAAACCTTATCACTATTGATGATCTCTTGTTTTTTGACCCTGAAATAGTTACAGCGGGTACATTTGGTAGTGCACAGTCCTACCCATTGTCCAAGATTGTCTCACTAGGTCTAAACGTATCATTTTAA
- a CDS encoding LytR/AlgR family response regulator transcription factor, which produces MKIKCLIIDDEPLAISIIKKYLEQIEDFEVTDTFSNGIDGLNFLKSNEVDVIFLDINMPVLDGISFIKSLESPPLLIITSAYDEFAIETYELDVLDYLIKPIEFPRFMKALNKINRRLDGSKASAESNKDRPYIFVKIDKKKMKKIFLDEILVVESLKDYLRINTTTGKYIIHSTLSDFTNLLPERDFIRIHRSYTIALDKIDAVEGNSVEIEGLRYVIGRSYLDEAKQKILNSSI; this is translated from the coding sequence ATGAAAATAAAGTGCTTAATTATTGATGATGAACCGTTGGCCATCAGCATTATTAAAAAGTATTTGGAACAAATTGAAGATTTTGAGGTTACGGATACATTTAGTAATGGAATTGACGGACTAAATTTTCTTAAGAGCAATGAAGTAGATGTTATTTTCTTGGATATCAACATGCCAGTATTGGATGGCATCAGTTTTATTAAAAGCCTAGAATCTCCTCCCTTATTGATTATTACTAGTGCATATGATGAATTTGCAATTGAGACCTACGAACTGGATGTATTGGACTATTTGATCAAGCCTATCGAGTTTCCCAGGTTTATGAAGGCATTGAACAAGATAAATAGAAGGCTTGATGGTTCCAAGGCTTCAGCTGAAAGTAATAAAGACCGTCCATATATTTTTGTCAAGATTGACAAGAAGAAGATGAAAAAGATTTTTTTAGATGAAATATTGGTAGTGGAATCGTTAAAGGATTATTTACGGATCAACACTACTACCGGTAAATACATAATTCACAGTACCCTATCTGATTTCACCAATTTGTTGCCGGAACGGGATTTTATCCGGATTCATAGATCATATACCATAGCTCTGGATAAAATAGATGCGGTTGAAGGAAATAGTGTTGAAATTGAAGGCCTAAGATATGTGATAGGTAGATCTTATCTGGATGAGGCTAAACAAAAAATCCTGAATTCTTCCATATAG
- a CDS encoding sensor histidine kinase, producing MNFDSRQLYKVSLVHHITFWSVYFLFNVFRWGSYFDDYGYSFKTNLLGFPIHMALCYFNIYFLMPKLVFKKRYLSYIIFILSAIFLMVLVKFNLTYFLVSQDVWPEGPATINKITLNYTIDMMIGELYVVTFVTAIKITLDFLAEHKRVTDLEKAQLETELLFLKTQISPHFFFNTLNNIYSLAVEKSKNTPKIILKLSELMRYLLYETKNRKQTLENEILCIQNYLDLEKVRHNELLEIDMSISGDIQDKKIAPILLLSFVENAFKHGVNKNIGKVKIDIDLAVKNDFLYFKISNPMPAPVKDEKRFSQSNGIGLENVKKRLALGYKRSDYKLTINNTNNMFVVKLKIKV from the coding sequence ATGAATTTTGACTCCAGACAACTATATAAGGTATCATTGGTACATCACATTACCTTTTGGTCCGTATATTTTCTGTTCAATGTTTTTAGATGGGGAAGCTATTTTGACGATTATGGATATTCCTTTAAGACCAATTTATTGGGTTTCCCTATCCACATGGCTCTGTGTTACTTCAATATTTATTTTTTGATGCCAAAGTTGGTTTTCAAGAAAAGGTATTTGTCCTACATTATATTCATTTTGTCCGCTATATTTTTAATGGTATTGGTCAAGTTTAATCTTACGTACTTTTTGGTAAGTCAAGATGTTTGGCCAGAAGGACCGGCAACGATTAATAAGATAACACTCAATTATACCATTGATATGATGATTGGGGAATTATATGTGGTGACCTTTGTTACGGCAATTAAAATAACACTGGATTTTTTAGCAGAGCATAAAAGGGTCACGGATCTTGAAAAAGCACAATTGGAAACGGAATTGTTGTTTTTAAAAACGCAGATTTCACCACACTTCTTTTTTAATACGCTGAACAACATTTATTCTCTTGCCGTTGAAAAGTCAAAAAACACTCCCAAAATTATCCTTAAGTTATCTGAGCTGATGCGTTATTTGCTTTACGAAACCAAAAACAGGAAGCAGACGTTGGAAAATGAAATCTTATGCATTCAAAATTATTTGGATTTGGAAAAAGTTCGCCATAACGAACTGTTGGAAATTGACATGTCCATTTCTGGAGATATCCAAGATAAAAAGATTGCGCCCATATTGTTGCTGTCGTTTGTAGAAAACGCTTTCAAGCATGGAGTGAACAAGAATATAGGAAAAGTTAAAATTGATATTGACCTAGCTGTTAAAAATGATTTTCTGTATTTTAAAATTTCCAATCCCATGCCGGCTCCGGTTAAGGATGAAAAACGCTTTAGTCAATCCAATGGCATAGGTTTGGAAAATGTTAAAAAAAGACTTGCTTTAGGATACAAACGAAGTGATTATAAATTAACCATTAACAATACGAACAATATGTTTGTGGTTAAACTTAAGATCAAGGTTTAA
- a CDS encoding PLP-dependent aminotransferase family protein — protein sequence MKTKLNSLLISHGFSSTEGGQSLYVKLSNSFINAINKKKLVQGYQLPPTRLLAQDMGLSRSTVVKAYEILCLENYVYSVQGSGFYVNDIRNKKIKYSLRTQKEATKYPDISKRATQFSANVTLMNRGHERGIAFRPGLPPLDVFPVRQWQKLTNNYWRDIKYSDMSYKHTLGLDCLRKNIADYLKLYRNIQCDYSQIIIVTGSLHSLSIIGDLLINADDEVVVENPTYANALAVFKSLKARVIPTQIDSEGLSISSLDKVKLKKGKLIYTTPSNQYPTGVQMSLKRRLELLDWAKENKMMIIEDDYDNEFSNWESPITSIFGLDKGHRVFYQGTFNKILHPSIRLGYLIAPPHFVDSIKAMFEQSFRFISPVTQKVMSDFIEKDYINQHLRKVIQVVNERKLFFVDQFQNLFDKNIKIQPANQGLHLMARLPDDMNDIEITKVLMDDGIVSFPYSKYFLRNEKEKGLVMGFSSVSKPVIKQKLEKMSRTFYDYQRS from the coding sequence TTGAAGACCAAACTTAACAGCTTACTTATTTCACATGGCTTTAGTTCAACGGAAGGAGGACAAAGTCTCTATGTGAAACTTTCAAACTCTTTCATAAACGCCATCAACAAAAAAAAACTGGTGCAAGGATATCAGTTACCCCCAACCCGATTGCTAGCCCAGGATATGGGCTTATCGCGAAGCACGGTAGTGAAGGCCTATGAAATACTGTGCTTGGAAAATTACGTTTATTCAGTGCAGGGTTCTGGATTTTATGTAAATGATATAAGGAACAAGAAAATAAAGTATAGTCTAAGAACCCAAAAGGAAGCAACGAAGTATCCCGATATCTCAAAGAGGGCAACCCAATTTAGTGCCAATGTCACCTTAATGAACAGAGGACATGAGCGGGGCATTGCTTTTAGACCAGGTTTACCGCCTTTAGATGTTTTTCCGGTAAGACAATGGCAAAAGTTGACCAATAATTATTGGAGAGATATCAAATATTCCGATATGTCCTATAAGCATACACTTGGTTTAGACTGTTTAAGAAAAAATATAGCGGATTATTTAAAACTCTACAGGAATATTCAGTGCGACTATTCACAGATCATCATAGTTACGGGCTCATTACATTCCCTATCCATTATAGGGGATTTACTTATAAATGCAGATGATGAAGTAGTTGTTGAAAATCCTACATATGCAAATGCGCTTGCTGTTTTTAAAAGTTTGAAAGCAAGGGTTATTCCAACTCAAATCGATTCAGAAGGACTATCAATTTCAAGCTTGGACAAGGTTAAACTTAAGAAAGGGAAGCTGATTTATACTACGCCTTCAAATCAATATCCCACTGGTGTTCAAATGAGTTTAAAAAGGAGATTGGAACTTTTGGATTGGGCCAAGGAAAATAAGATGATGATTATTGAAGACGATTATGATAATGAATTTAGCAACTGGGAAAGTCCAATTACCTCCATATTTGGTTTGGATAAGGGGCATCGGGTTTTTTATCAGGGAACGTTTAATAAAATATTGCATCCTTCAATAAGATTGGGGTATTTAATTGCACCTCCACATTTTGTGGATAGCATTAAAGCCATGTTTGAACAATCCTTTCGATTTATCTCTCCGGTTACCCAAAAGGTTATGTCAGATTTTATTGAGAAGGACTATATTAATCAGCATTTAAGAAAAGTCATTCAAGTTGTTAATGAGCGTAAGCTATTTTTTGTAGATCAGTTTCAAAATCTTTTTGACAAAAACATAAAGATTCAACCGGCCAACCAAGGCCTTCATCTTATGGCCAGACTTCCTGATGATATGAATGATATTGAGATAACCAAAGTATTGATGGATGATGGAATTGTATCTTTTCCATATAGCAAGTACTTTTTGAGAAACGAAAAGGAAAAAGGATTGGTAATGGGTTTTTCATCTGTCAGTAAACCAGTAATCAAGCAAAAACTGGAAAAAATGTCCAGAACTTTTTATGACTACCAAAGATCATAA
- a CDS encoding aminotransferase class IV, producing the protein MNNYPENVYINGKIVPHEEAKISIFDRGFLFGDGVYEVMVQIGKNFFYGEEHLDRLAGCLKKIGLDFNVSTLFKEIENLLLATKLDDKSCMVYIQITRGVAIRSHAFPKAPQPTIVMYAVPFTLPDINQKSIATVTTVDNRWHRCDIKTTSLLGNVMANNLAAEQGMYESIFIRNGNVTEASHSNVFFVKDKIVYTHPANAYILNGITRQLVIQLCKKLEIEVKEDAIPAENISKMDEAFLTGTATQIASIGSIDSHFYTSDGTIGPITQRLQNAFLELKQNLNRKSITI; encoded by the coding sequence ATGAATAATTATCCTGAAAACGTATATATAAATGGAAAAATAGTTCCTCATGAAGAAGCTAAAATCTCCATTTTTGATAGAGGTTTTTTATTTGGAGATGGTGTATATGAAGTAATGGTTCAAATTGGCAAAAACTTTTTTTATGGCGAAGAACATCTGGATAGGCTTGCGGGGTGTCTTAAAAAAATAGGCTTGGATTTTAATGTCTCCACCCTATTTAAAGAAATTGAAAATTTATTACTTGCTACAAAACTAGATGATAAAAGTTGTATGGTCTACATTCAAATTACAAGAGGAGTTGCCATTAGGTCGCATGCTTTTCCAAAAGCTCCACAACCAACAATTGTAATGTATGCAGTTCCATTTACATTGCCGGACATCAACCAAAAGAGTATTGCTACAGTTACGACTGTTGACAATAGATGGCACCGATGCGATATTAAAACCACTTCCCTACTGGGAAATGTAATGGCAAACAATCTAGCAGCTGAGCAAGGAATGTACGAATCAATTTTTATACGAAATGGAAATGTAACAGAAGCATCCCATAGCAATGTTTTTTTTGTGAAAGACAAGATTGTTTATACCCACCCTGCCAACGCATACATATTGAATGGCATTACGAGACAGCTTGTTATACAGCTATGTAAAAAGCTTGAAATAGAGGTTAAAGAAGATGCAATCCCAGCGGAAAATATCAGTAAAATGGATGAGGCTTTTCTAACGGGTACCGCTACGCAAATAGCATCTATTGGTAGTATTGATAGCCATTTTTATACTTCTGATGGAACTATTGGCCCCATCACACAAAGACTTCAAAATGCTTTTTTAGAATTAAAACAAAATCTGAACAGAAAATCCATAACCATTTAG